The following coding sequences are from one Nymphalis io chromosome 17, ilAglIoxx1.1, whole genome shotgun sequence window:
- the LOC126774918 gene encoding allergen Tha p 1-like yields MKVFILIALTSCVAVAWSKPQGTYTDKWDHINIDEILESQRLLKGYVDCLVDKGRCTSDAKALKETLPDALEHDCKKCTENQKSGADKVIKHLVNKRPDLWKELAAKYDPKDIYQQKYKDKIDSVKQVA; encoded by the coding sequence ATGAAGGTTTTTATTCTTATCGCTTTGACCTCTTGCGTGGCAGTAGCTTGGAGTAAGCCACAGGGAACTTACACTGACAAATGGGACCACATCAATATCGATGAAATTTTAGAATCCCAGCGTCTCTTGAAAGGTTACGTTGACTGCTTAGTTGATAAAGGTCGTTGCACATCTGATGCTAAAGCCCTTAAAGAAACTCTCCCGGATGCATTGGAACatgattgtaagaaatgtaccGAAAATCAAAAGAGCGGTGCCGACAAAGTTATTAAGCATCTGGTAAACAAACGGCCTGATTTATGGAAGGAACTAGCAGCCAAATATGATCCCAAGGACATCTATCAACAAAAATACAAGGACAAAATTGACTCAGTAAAGCAGGTCGCTTAA
- the LOC126774896 gene encoding ejaculatory bulb-specific protein 3-like isoform X1 has protein sequence MFDQLYNNFLVLLDNPNLNNALMRIMLRLINFAPLFTLVLADFYSSRYDDFDIQPLLENDRVLLSYTKCFLDQGPCTPEAKDFKKAIPEAVQTTCAKCTQKQKSLIRTVIRAIMDYHPDAWEQLVEKYDKNKSYRENFKTFIEGND, from the exons ATGTTCGATCAGCTCTACAACAATTTTCTGGTGTTATTGGATAATCCAAATCTAAATAACGCCCTGATG agAATAATGCTAAGACTAATTAATTTCGCCCCACTCTTTACATTGGTCTTAGCGGATTTCTATAGTTCGAGATATGATGATTTTGATATCCAACCACTATTAGAGAACGACAGGGTTCTCTTAAGCTACACCAAGTGCTTTCTCGATCAAGGACCTTGCACACCAGAAGCAAAAGATTTTAAAA AGGCAATACCAGAAGCTGTTCAAACTACGTGTGCCAAATGTactcaaaaacaaaaaagtttgaTTCGAACAGTGATAAGGGCTATAATGGATTACCATCCTGATGCTTGGGAGCAACTTGTTGAAAAGTATGACAAAAATAAGAGTTATAGAGAgaatttcaaaacatttatagAAGGAAATGATTAA
- the LOC126774919 gene encoding ejaculatory bulb-specific protein 3-like, whose product MKTLVVFACLVLSVLAADKYNAKYDNFDVETLITNERLLKSYVNCFLDKGRCTAEGSDFKKTLPEAVETVCGKCTEKQKVNIRKVIKAIQQKFPKQWEELVKKNDPSGKHRANFEKFIQGS is encoded by the exons ATGAAGACTTTAGTTGTTTTTGCTTGCCTGGTTTTATCGGTGTTGGCTGCTGATAAGTATAACGCAAAGTATGATAACTTCGACGTGGAGACATTAATTACAAACGAGAGACTGCTTAAATCGTATGTCAATTGCTTCTTGGATAAAGGCAGATGCACAGCTGAAGGATCCGATTTTAAAA AAACATTACCAGAGGCGGTCGAAACAGTCTGCGGTAAATGTACCGAGAAGCAAAAGGTTAACATAAGGAAAGTTATTAAAGCTATTCAACAAAAATTCCCGAAACAATGGGAAGAACTCGTTAAGAAAAATGATCCTTCTGGAAAACACCGAGCCAACTTCGAGAAATTCATCCAGGGTAGCTAA
- the LOC126774896 gene encoding allergen Tha p 1-like isoform X2 yields MLRLINFAPLFTLVLADFYSSRYDDFDIQPLLENDRVLLSYTKCFLDQGPCTPEAKDFKKAIPEAVQTTCAKCTQKQKSLIRTVIRAIMDYHPDAWEQLVEKYDKNKSYRENFKTFIEGND; encoded by the exons ATGCTAAGACTAATTAATTTCGCCCCACTCTTTACATTGGTCTTAGCGGATTTCTATAGTTCGAGATATGATGATTTTGATATCCAACCACTATTAGAGAACGACAGGGTTCTCTTAAGCTACACCAAGTGCTTTCTCGATCAAGGACCTTGCACACCAGAAGCAAAAGATTTTAAAA AGGCAATACCAGAAGCTGTTCAAACTACGTGTGCCAAATGTactcaaaaacaaaaaagtttgaTTCGAACAGTGATAAGGGCTATAATGGATTACCATCCTGATGCTTGGGAGCAACTTGTTGAAAAGTATGACAAAAATAAGAGTTATAGAGAgaatttcaaaacatttatagAAGGAAATGATTAA
- the LOC126774913 gene encoding ejaculatory bulb-specific protein 3-like gives MRVVIILFTVVAVALSNNFNLENLDIDKLLSNENQRKAAFACLMDQKPCGEFQGLKDSIPHMVKTKCGDCTPKQKQKYDYVSKVLFEKHPEYFNALALKYSTPAH, from the exons ATGCgtgtagttattatattatttaccgtTGTAGCAGTTGCGCTCAGCAATAATTTCAATTTGGAAAATTTGGATATAGACAAGTTATTGAGTAATGAGAATCAGAGGAAAGCAGCTTTCGCATGCCTCATGGATCAGAAGCCCTGTGGAGAATTTCAGGGATTAAAAG ATTCTATACCTCACATGGTGAAAACAAAATGTGGTGATTGTACTCCAAAACAGAAGCAGAAGTATGACTATGTATCTAAAGTTCTTTTTGAAAAGCATCCAGAATACTTTAATGCTTtagcattaaaatattcaaCGCCGGCgcattaa
- the LOC126774871 gene encoding allergen Tha p 1-like, producing the protein MKLIILLLCFTAYVIAEDKYDSSNDEIDLSEVLGNDRLIISYSKCLINKGPCTPEVKKLKDKLPEALETRCAKCTDKQKKMGKQLVNELKTKHPEIWKELVAHYDPDGKLKEAFAEFLKS; encoded by the exons ATGAAGTTAATCATTTTACTCTTATGCTTTACGGCCTATGTCATAGCTGAAGATAAATATGACTCTTCTAATGATGAAATTGACCTCTCTGAAGTATTGGGAAATGACAgacttataatttcatattctaAGTGTCTAATAAATAAAGGACCATGTACTCCGGAAGTCAAAAAACTTAAAG ATAAACTACCTGAAGCTTTGGAAACACGTTGTGCAAAATGTACCGATAAGCAGAAGAAAATGGGCAAGCAGTtagttaatgaattaaaaaccaAACATCCTGAAATCTGGAAGGAGCTTGTAGCTCATTACGATCCAGATGGAAAACTTAAGGAAGCATTCGCAGAATTTCTTAAATCGTAA